In Syntrophus gentianae, a single window of DNA contains:
- a CDS encoding M24 family metallopeptidase produces MRTGTETCELTPHEEIQSRINRFKEKMAGADIHFSIIMGNVDLFYFSGTTQRGILVIPLESDPLLFVERNQERARRESPLTITPIAGHGDVHDILSGKGILRGRGGMELDILPVSTYERFRRICEVDSFADLSPLIREVRMVKSAFEIRQMKRSGKIMDAVFSRAREVIQEGMREIDVEAELNAEGRRRGHQGLLRMRGFNQEMMCLYVISGQAGTLPTAADVTIAGLGVTHALPQGSSLNVIQRNQPVILDYGAGYNGYITDETRAFVIGSLNEKLARAYDVSREIIEETAAFAREGTETTRIFEFARNRARAAKLDEYFMGYGEGKVGFIGHGLGLELNEIPVITARHRQTLTEGMVFALEPKFVFPGEGSIGIEADFIVRKETLERITKTPLDLVCL; encoded by the coding sequence ATGAGAACCGGGACAGAAACCTGTGAACTCACGCCGCATGAGGAAATCCAGAGCAGAATCAACCGTTTCAAAGAAAAAATGGCCGGGGCGGACATCCACTTTTCCATTATCATGGGAAATGTCGATCTTTTCTACTTTTCCGGCACCACACAACGAGGCATCCTGGTCATCCCCCTGGAGAGCGATCCCCTCCTGTTTGTGGAAAGAAATCAGGAACGGGCACGGAGGGAATCCCCTCTGACAATCACCCCGATTGCAGGCCACGGGGACGTGCACGACATCCTTTCCGGGAAGGGGATCCTGCGCGGCAGGGGCGGCATGGAGTTGGATATCCTCCCCGTTTCCACGTACGAACGCTTTCGACGGATTTGTGAAGTTGACTCTTTTGCCGATCTCTCTCCGCTGATCCGGGAGGTACGGATGGTCAAGAGCGCCTTTGAAATCCGCCAGATGAAACGGTCGGGGAAAATCATGGATGCCGTCTTTTCCCGGGCGCGGGAGGTCATCCAGGAAGGCATGAGGGAAATTGATGTTGAAGCTGAGCTGAATGCCGAAGGCCGACGTCGCGGTCACCAGGGATTGCTTCGCATGCGCGGCTTCAATCAGGAAATGATGTGCCTCTACGTGATCTCCGGACAGGCAGGCACTCTTCCCACTGCCGCCGACGTCACCATCGCCGGCCTGGGCGTCACCCATGCCCTTCCCCAGGGATCGTCCCTCAATGTCATTCAACGGAATCAGCCTGTCATCCTTGATTATGGCGCAGGTTACAACGGTTACATCACCGACGAGACGAGGGCCTTTGTGATCGGTTCTCTGAACGAAAAATTAGCCAGGGCGTATGATGTCTCCAGAGAGATTATCGAGGAAACGGCCGCTTTTGCCAGGGAAGGCACAGAAACCACCCGAATCTTCGAATTCGCGCGCAACAGGGCCAGGGCAGCGAAACTTGATGAGTATTTCATGGGGTACGGTGAAGGAAAAGTCGGATTTATCGGTCACGGCCTGGGACTTGAGCTCAACGAAATACCGGTCATCACTGCGCGTCACCGACAAACCCTGACCGAGGGGATGGTTTTTGCCCTTGAACCCAAGTTTGTCTTTCCCGGAGAGGGAAGCATCGGCATCGAGGCCGATTTCATCGTCCGCAAAGAAACGCTGGAACGCATTACCAAAACCCCCCTTGACCTTGTCTGCCTTTGA
- a CDS encoding aspartyl protease family protein — protein MTTTFSKKTARSKRRLSLAIFMVLLLFSFSCPGKLGAGEFYRWIDENGVVHVSDTFPQASSKGGKQEVQRVNVPVNAPVNVPAPKGSQTDEYQIPFSHTPTGGIIVKGVFDDAINVTMLFDTGASHMVISETLARQLDPSSPVVRKVKVQTAGGPIEARMSMISKVALGDVFKENVPAVVTDRDPRPMGFDAILGLSFLQDFRATVDYQNRVIILKRH, from the coding sequence ATGACGACAACCTTTTCCAAAAAAACGGCAAGATCCAAAAGGCGATTGTCCTTGGCGATATTTATGGTATTGTTGCTCTTCAGTTTTTCCTGCCCCGGAAAGCTCGGAGCCGGTGAGTTCTATCGCTGGATTGACGAAAACGGCGTGGTCCATGTATCGGATACATTTCCCCAGGCGAGTTCGAAGGGCGGGAAACAGGAGGTGCAGCGTGTCAATGTTCCGGTCAATGCCCCGGTTAACGTTCCGGCGCCAAAGGGATCGCAAACGGATGAATACCAGATTCCCTTTTCCCATACGCCAACAGGTGGTATTATTGTTAAAGGTGTTTTTGATGACGCCATCAACGTGACGATGCTCTTCGATACGGGCGCCAGCCATATGGTCATTTCTGAGACTCTGGCAAGGCAGTTGGATCCCTCGTCTCCCGTCGTCAGGAAGGTGAAGGTTCAAACGGCCGGAGGCCCGATAGAAGCCAGGATGTCGATGATATCGAAAGTGGCCCTTGGCGATGTCTTTAAGGAGAATGTCCCTGCCGTGGTAACGGATCGTGATCCCCGCCCCATGGGTTTTGATGCCATTCTGGGACTCAGTTTTCTTCAGGATTTCAGGGCAACCGTTGATTATCAGAACAGGGTTATCATCCTGAAACGTCATTGA